One Mobula hypostoma chromosome 5, sMobHyp1.1, whole genome shotgun sequence DNA segment encodes these proteins:
- the LOC134346470 gene encoding zinc-binding protein A33-like, translating to MASKGQVESLTEEVICPICLDFFCLDFFTDPVSLECGHNFCRSCITRCWEREGRNSCPECREVFANCTLRASRALANLAEKARNLNLNPKGKESKLHCEEHEEELKLFCETDKTLICLICRDAQEHREHRFLPIKEAVKIYMDQLKSSLDSLTKMESDFQEKEQQQKEKISGVREQSHSVQTHITSQFVELHQIITEKEQSLLRDLREEEERILNPMEKNLQKIQENIRLIQEEITNLKEQMNQKDSLIFLKEEAPWNRRINDDVKELSVTDEALPFETFDHPDLLNTVLRETLDAINRAPISVTLDVETAHPELEVSEDRKSVRWTGTRRNLPETGKRFTGRACVLGSEGFTSGRHYWEVEVTGNRVWCLGVAAESVTRKRGFTLSPETGFWAIRRYYDVMNVIPSPESRIRAGIALMRHVIKFLPSPVTRLPAGPIPERVGVYLSYESGRVSFYNAETKSHLHTFTGNKFTEKLHPFFWPWDRNQWLRICSGSAPGL from the exons ATGGCTTCGAAAGGACAGGTCGAGAGTTTGACCGAGGAGGTAATCTGTCCCATCTGCCTGGATTTCTTCTGCCTGGATTTCTTCACCGATCCGGTGTCACTGGAGTGCGGGCACAACTTCTGTCGCTCTTGTATCACACGGtgttgggagagggaggggagaaactcctgcccggaatgTAGAGAGGTATTTGCTAACTGCACCCTCAGGGCCAGTCGGGCCTTAGCAAATCTGGCTGAAAAAGCTCGAAATCTAAACCTGAATCCGAAAGGTAAGGAAAGTAAACTTCACTGCGAGGAACATGAGGAAGAACTGAAGCTGTTTTGTGAAACGGACAAGACACTGATCTGCCTGATCTGTAGAGATGCGCAGGAACACAGAGAGCACCGCTTCCTGCCGATTAAAGAAGCTGTTAAAATCTACATG GATCAGCTGAAATCTTCCTTAGACTCTCTCACAAAAATGGAATCAGACTTCCAGGAAAAGGAGCAGCAACAGAAAGAGAAGATTTCCGGAGTTCGG GAACAGTCACACAGCGTTCAGACCCACATCACATCCCAGTTTGTTGAACTGCACCAGATTATCACTGAGAAAGAGCAGAGTTTACTCAGGGATCtcagggaagaagaggagaggattCTAAATCCAATGGAGAAAAATCTTCAAAAGATTCAAGAGAATATAAGGCTTATTCAGGAGGAAATCACAAATTTAAAGGAACAGATGAATCAAAAAGACAGTCTGATATTTCTCAAG GAGGAAGCTCCATGGAACAGGAG GATTAATGACGATGTCAAGGAATTGTCAGTGACAGATGAGGCCCTACCGTTTGAAACATTCGATCACCCCGATTTGCTGAACACAGTGCTGAGAGAAACACTTGATGCCATTAATCGAG CTCCTA tctctgtcaccctgGATGTGGAAACGGCGCATCCGGAGCTGGAGGTGTCTGAGGATCGGAAGAGTGTGAGATGGACCGGGACACGGAGGAATCTCCCTGAGACCGGGAAGAGGTTCACAGGCCGGGCTTGTGTGCTGGGATCGGAGGGATTCACATCAgggagacattactgggaggtggaggtgacgGGGAATCGGGTCTGGTGTCTGGGAGTCGCCGCAGAGTCTGTGACGAGGAAGCGAGGGTTCACTCTGAGTCCGGAGACCGGATTCTGGGCCATCAGGCGGTATTATGACGTGATGAATGTTATCCCCTCCCCTGAGTCCCGTATCCGTGCAGGGATCGCGTTGATGCGTCACGTGATAAAGTTTCTCCCCTCCCCTGTGACCCGTCTCCCTGCCGGTCCCATCCCCGAGAGGGTGGGAGTGTATCTCAGTTACGAGTCCGGGAGAGTTTCATTTTACAACGCGGAGACCAAATCCCATCTCCACACCTTCACTGGGAACAAATTCACGGAGAAACTTCATCCTTTCTTCTGGCCTTGGGATAGAAACCAGTGGCTGAGGATCTGCTCCGGTTCGGCTCCGGGTCTGTAA